The Carboxydocella sporoproducens DSM 16521 DNA segment AATTCTCTTTGATGCGATAAAACATGGTGCTAGTGGATATTTGCTAAAAAATCTTGAACCTGAACAGTTAATAAATTATTTATTAGAGACAAGCAACGGAATTGTGCCTATATCTCCACACCTGGCAACCAAGATTATACATGAATTTGCGCGCTTATCCCAGTACAGACAGGAGCATAAAGGGGATAATGAATCTACCGAGCCCAAGAAAGAGTTATCTTTAAGGGAAAAAGAGGTTTTAAGAATGGTGGCACAAGGTTATACAAATAAAGAAATAGGTGCTGCTCTATGTATCTCAGAGAATACAGTCCGCAATCATTTGAGAAATATCCTGGAAAAGTTACACCTGGAAAATAGAGTACAAGCTGCAGCCTTTGCTACCAGGGAAGGGTTAATTTAATTTAGTCCAACCAGACCAGCGAGAAGCTGGTCTTTTGGTTTTTTTGGACGAATGTCAATTTTCTGAATAGTATTATTTTGGTCGTAAATTAGTCTATTTCGGCCATGTAGTTTTTCGACCACTATTGTTAAAATTTTTTTAGAGACATAAAAATTCAGAATATTACGTACCATCAAAGGGAAGGAGTGGGTGAATGGAGACATTATTGTTGATATTAATGTTAGCCATATCTATCCTGATTAGCTGGATTTTAGTTGGACGTAAGGAACCTGAAGCCGGATCAATGAAGAAATATTTATTTCTGGCTATTGGCTATGGTGTTGCTAATGGTGCTATCTTTGCTGGAGCAATAGCTCTTATTAATTTATTGCAATACCATACACTGAAATGAGGAGGATTGTAATGGAAGAACAAAAGGAAATTTTTCATGCTGAAGCAAGTGACGAAATGGACGAAATCAGTCGCCGTAAGTTTTTAACAACCATGCTCGGTTTAACAGGGTCAGCAATTGCTTTGAGTCTGGCCACCCCATTAGCTGGATATGCATTAGCTCCGGCGATGAAGAAAGAGAAAGTGGAATTTATCGAGATAGGGAGTATCGCAAATTTCAAGACAGGGGAACCAATTAAAGTGGATTTCGAATTCACAAAGAAGGATGGCTGGGTAGAAACCAAACAAAAACGCTCGGTGTGGGTAGTAAAAAAAGATGAAAATAATATAACTGTATTTTCGCCTAACTGTACCCACCTGGGATGCGGATACAACTGGGACGCAGCCAGCAAACAATTCAAGTGTCCTTGCCATGGGGCAGTATTCAGTATGGATGGTGAAATAGTTGCGGGACCTCCCCCACGCCCATTAGATCGCTATGAAACTAAAATTGCTGATGGTAAATTGCTAATTGGGAAGCTAATCCAGGCTGAGGAGGCTTAAAACAGGTGATGACAGAAAGAATATATAACTGGATAGACGAAAGGCTACAAATCAAAGATCAAATCAAGGAAATACTGGACCATCCTGTTCCTCCACACGTGAACTTTTTATACTGTTTTGGAGGAATAACCTTTGTTTTAATTATGTTGCAGGTGATCACCGGTATTTTCCTGACTATGTATTATGTACCATCTCCTGACCACGCCTATGCTAGTGTTGAGTATATAAGTAAGGAAGTGGCTTTCGGCCGGCTAATTCGAGGAATGCATCGTATTGGTAGTTCTGGAGTTGTCATAATGGTAGTTGTACATCTCTTGCGAGTTTATTTCCACGGGGCTTACAAAAAGCCGCGGGAACTGAACTGGATGGTGGGTGTTGGGTTACTGCTCATCGTCCTAACTTTTGGGTTTACAGGTTACCTGTTGCCCTGGGACCAGAAAGCTTACTGGGCTACTGTGGTTGGAACTAAAATGGCTGGTTCAGTTCCAGTTATTGGCGAATTTGTTCTGAAGGCGCTGAGAGGCGGCAATGACCTGGGAGCGGTAACTCTGACACGCTTTTATTCACTGCATATCTGGTTCTTGCCCGGGGTTCTCTTTGCATTACTGGGGGCTCATTTCTTTATGATTAGAAAACAAGGGATTTCCGGTCCCCTATAAGATTCCAGTTTAAGGAGGCAGAAGAATGGCTGATCTAAAACAACACGGGAAAGGGGAGCCCTTTTTTCCTGGCCATATCCTCAAAGAAGCCGTGGTTATGTTATTAACGATAATTATTGTAATGTTTCTGGCTGTAACCATTGATTTGCCCAATGAATCTGTAGCTGACCCCACAGATACGTCTTACATCCCTCGTCCAGAGTGGTATTTCCTTTTTCTCTTTCAATTTTTGAAGTATTTCCCGGGTAGTATGGAAGTTGTTGCTGCCGTTCTTTTCCCGGCTGCTTTCATTGGTTTGTTATTATTCCTGCCTTTCCTGGACAAGAATCCGGCCCGTCATCCTAAAAAACGGCCACTGGCTACTTCATCGGCAATAGTAACAATGGTAGGAATTATAGTTCTGACTATACTGGGGATGGATGATGGAAGTAAAAATACCCAGCATACCATAACCTTCTTTGAAAAATGGAAATATGGTGTTATTATCGCCATTATCTTTATTAACTACATTGTTACCTGGATGCTGGTAAGCAAAAATTCACCAGTCAAAGATTCGGCAGCTAAAGCTATTACCGCTTCTGTACTGGCAGTATTAAGTATTATAGCAATCTCAACCGTAGTAGTTTTTTCGGCCTTGGAGCCGAACCAGGTTAAGGCTGCTGCCGGAGAAGGCAACCCCGGTAAAGATGTGTTGCTGGCAAAGTGTACATCCTGTCATAAATTTGAGGGACAGGGTGCTGATTTTGCCCCTGATTTAAGTAAAGGTCCCAAGAAATATAAAGGCAGTGAAGAAATAGCTAAGTTCCTTAAAGATCCTGCTTCGGTAGGCTCGGGTATGCCTAAACAACAATTGACTGACGATGAAATTAAGCAATTAGCTGATTTTCTGGCCAGTTTACAGGGAGCTGATGCAGGTAGCAGTTCTGGAGCGGCAGTTGAAACGTCCGGCTCCACTAATAATGGTGGTGGAGGCAATGCTGACAAAGGTAAATCAGCTGTTGAAACCAACTGTATTGGTTGTCATGCTGTCAATGGCAAAGGTGGCACAGCAGGTCCGGATTTGGCCAAGGTAGTAGCTAATTATGACGAAAACAAGCTCAAGGAATTCCTGAATAATCCATCAGCTGTTAAACCTGGTACGCCAATGCCCAAGTTGCCGCTTGCTGAAGAAGATCTCAACAATATCGTTACCTATTTAATGAGTCTGAAAGGAACAAATAAAACTGATACTGCGCAGCCATCAAACAATATCCCAAGTGGCAATGCGCAACCATTGAGTCAGGAAAAAACTTTTGAGTTTGCCATAAAGACCATCGAAGCTAATAGCTGTAAGTCTTGCCACAAAATCAAAGGGGATGGAGGAACTTTTGCACCCGATTTATCCAAAGTCGGCAGCTATCGTGACAAGGATTATATTGTTAAATTCCTCACAAATCCCAAGGCTGTTAATCCCAATACACAGATGCCCACAGTACCCCTCTCTAAAGAAGAGATCAATGCAGTGGCTTCTTATCTTGCCAGTTTGAAGTAGGTGGAGCAGATGCTGTGGAAGGAAATAAAAGCCTGGAGCCATGAGCATTGGAAACATTTTATTCTGATTCTGGTGATTACGCTGGTATTATCCTTCGCTACCACCTATGAATTGCAAAAATTGGTAGCGCCAAAACTCTGCAGCAGCTGCCACGAGGGGTTATCAGTGGCTCAAGCAATGCAGAAGGGTAATCATGCCCGCTTCAAGTGTGAACAGTGCCACCGCGAGACAGGCATTGGTATCAGTTTGATTCCCAAAACAAACATCATACCGGATAGTGTGCAGGGTAAAATTCCAGTTGATAAAGAAATTTGCCTTGAGTGTCACGCAATTGAAAACCGTCAGGTTACACCACGAATACCTATTAAGGTGCCACATAAGGAGCACCTGGCTAAAGGTATTCAGTGTGTGCAATGTCATATTGGAGTTGTTCATGGACAAAGACCATCTCGCGGTGCAGGAGTTGTCACTTTTAAAGGCCCTGCAATGCCAACTTGTATCAAGTGTCACCTCGAAAGAGGAGTACCTACTAACTGCTCATGGTGTCATCTACAGGATTTAAAACCCCAGTCCCATCAAGATAGAAATAAATGGGTCTGGAAAGGGGAGCATGGCTTGATGGCTCAGAAAGACGTGGGGGTCTGCGAGATGTGCCATGCTTATACCAAAGACAGAGCTGTAAATATGGGCAATAATAACAAACCTGCTGAGTTCGCTCGTAGCAATGCTTTCTGTTCAGGATGTCACATAAATAAACCACCCAGCCATACCGAAATTTGGCCAATTGTGCATAAGCAACAGGCAATACCTAACCGGGCAGCCTGTCTGGTTTGTCATAATGAAAATAAACCTGATCCGTCGGAACGAATTACCCAGAGAATTTATTGTTTCAAGTGCCACAAACCAAGGGATGGGATACAGGGGAATATTACCAATCACCCAACCAACTGGCGAAAACTTCATCCAAATGTAGTTAAGTCAATTGGGATCGTGGAAGGTAAATGTTTTAATTGTCATGCAAGTAACCATTGTGCTAAATGTCATAGGGCCTATAACATTCATCAAATTAACTGAAAGATCGGCAGGTAGACGGGAGGGGAATAAATCCCTTCCCCCTCCTCCCTTCCGAAAGGAAAGGACTAGAGGTTAATGGCCGTAAAAGAACTGCTAATAGTTGTTCTGATCGGGCTGATAATTGTGGGAATATTTGTTAATATTTATCAGCTTGACCTGAAAGAATTTTTCCTCGAAAGCTTATTGGGACTGGTGTCACCAAATAAATATGCGGAAGTAGAAAGCAAAAAAAACTTAATTAATCGCATTCCACGAGAGTTTAAGGTGTGCCTGGACTGCCACGATACGCTTGTGCAAAAACTGCAGGAAAAAAACACTCATCTTCCGGCAGTAATGGGTCAATGCGGAGTTTGTCATGTTGTAACTGGCCATCCTGGAGCCAGT contains these protein-coding regions:
- a CDS encoding response regulator, translating into MEKILKILLVDDHNLFRRGIKSIIESHPALKVIGEASNGKDAIKKAHELKPDLILMDINMPEMNGLEATKVLIAQNVAAKIIILTVEEEDEILFDAIKHGASGYLLKNLEPEQLINYLLETSNGIVPISPHLATKIIHEFARLSQYRQEHKGDNESTEPKKELSLREKEVLRMVAQGYTNKEIGAALCISENTVRNHLRNILEKLHLENRVQAAAFATREGLI
- a CDS encoding cytochrome b N-terminal domain-containing protein gives rise to the protein MTERIYNWIDERLQIKDQIKEILDHPVPPHVNFLYCFGGITFVLIMLQVITGIFLTMYYVPSPDHAYASVEYISKEVAFGRLIRGMHRIGSSGVVIMVVVHLLRVYFHGAYKKPRELNWMVGVGLLLIVLTFGFTGYLLPWDQKAYWATVVGTKMAGSVPVIGEFVLKALRGGNDLGAVTLTRFYSLHIWFLPGVLFALLGAHFFMIRKQGISGPL
- a CDS encoding ubiquinol-cytochrome c reductase iron-sulfur subunit, which translates into the protein MEEQKEIFHAEASDEMDEISRRKFLTTMLGLTGSAIALSLATPLAGYALAPAMKKEKVEFIEIGSIANFKTGEPIKVDFEFTKKDGWVETKQKRSVWVVKKDENNITVFSPNCTHLGCGYNWDAASKQFKCPCHGAVFSMDGEIVAGPPPRPLDRYETKIADGKLLIGKLIQAEEA
- a CDS encoding c-type cytochrome, with protein sequence MADLKQHGKGEPFFPGHILKEAVVMLLTIIIVMFLAVTIDLPNESVADPTDTSYIPRPEWYFLFLFQFLKYFPGSMEVVAAVLFPAAFIGLLLFLPFLDKNPARHPKKRPLATSSAIVTMVGIIVLTILGMDDGSKNTQHTITFFEKWKYGVIIAIIFINYIVTWMLVSKNSPVKDSAAKAITASVLAVLSIIAISTVVVFSALEPNQVKAAAGEGNPGKDVLLAKCTSCHKFEGQGADFAPDLSKGPKKYKGSEEIAKFLKDPASVGSGMPKQQLTDDEIKQLADFLASLQGADAGSSSGAAVETSGSTNNGGGGNADKGKSAVETNCIGCHAVNGKGGTAGPDLAKVVANYDENKLKEFLNNPSAVKPGTPMPKLPLAEEDLNNIVTYLMSLKGTNKTDTAQPSNNIPSGNAQPLSQEKTFEFAIKTIEANSCKSCHKIKGDGGTFAPDLSKVGSYRDKDYIVKFLTNPKAVNPNTQMPTVPLSKEEINAVASYLASLK